The following proteins come from a genomic window of Sorex araneus isolate mSorAra2 chromosome 1, mSorAra2.pri, whole genome shotgun sequence:
- the LOC101550403 gene encoding 60S ribosomal protein L12-like produces MPPKFDPNEFKVVYLRCTGGEVGAASALAPKIGPLYLSPKKVGEDIAKATGDWKGSRLTVKLTIQNRQAQIEVVPSASALIIKALKEPPRDRKKQKNVKHSGNITFDEIVNIARQMRHWSLARELSGTIKEILGTAQSVGCNVDGRHPHDIIDDINSGVVECPAS; encoded by the coding sequence ATGCCGCCGAAATTCGACCCTAACGAGTTCAAAGTCGTCTATTTGAGATGCACTGGTGGGGAAGTCGGGGCCGCGTCCGCCTTGGCCCCCAAGATCGGGCCCCTGTATCTGTCTCCCAAGAAGGTCGGGGAAGACATCGCCAAGGCCACTGGCGATTGGAAGGGCTCGAGGCTCACAGTGAAGCTGACCATCCAGAACCGGCAGGCCCAGATTGAGGTGGTGCCTTCGGCCTCAGCTCTCATCATCAAAGCCCTCAAGGAACCACCACGAGacagaaagaagcagaaaaacgTTAAGCACAGTGGCAATATCACTTTTGATGAGATCGTCAACATTGCCCGCCAGATGAGACACTGGTCATTAGCCCGAGAGCTGTCCGGCACCATTAAGGAGATTCTGGGCACGGCCCAGTCTGTGGGCTGCAACGTTGATGGCCGCCACCCTCATGACATCATTGATGACATCAACAGTGGCGTGGTGGAGTGCCCAGCGAGTTAA